In the Populus trichocarpa isolate Nisqually-1 chromosome 1, P.trichocarpa_v4.1, whole genome shotgun sequence genome, one interval contains:
- the LOC18095926 gene encoding probable disease resistance protein At4g27220 isoform X2: MAIESVGESIVSKIAELLVEPTIRQFRYMFCFNNFVQEFNEQKKNLALTLDRLQKAVEVAERNAEEIEKDVNKWLEDANNEIKGVDPLENETGKNGKCFTWCPNSIRQFKLSKALAKKTETLRNLEENSKKFPTVSHKAPLQDIEFLPSKGFTPSESSKKAFEQIMEALKDDSIDMIGLYGMGGVGKTTLVKEVGRRAKELHLFHEVLIATVSQNPNVTDIQDQMADSLGLRFDEKSKKGRADRLWQRLQGKKMLIILDDVWKVINMEEIGIPFGDAHKGCKILLTTRLKDICSYMECQPIVLLSLLSENEAWALFKINAGLHDEDSTLNTVAKKVARECKGLPIALVTVGRALRDKSAVEWEVAFKELKNSQYLHMEQIDEQKNAYACLKLSYDYLKHEKTKLCFLLCCLFPEDYNIPIEYLTRYAVGYGLHQDVESIEDARERVYVAIKNLKACCMLLGTKSEEYVKMHDLVRDVAIQIASSEKYGFMVKAGIGLEEWPMSNKSFEGCTVISLMGNELTELPEGLVCPQLKVLLLGLDDGLNVPERFFEGMKAIEVLSLDGGCLSLQSLEFSTNLQSLLLIRCKCKGLIWLRKLQRLKILGFIRFSSVEELPSEMGELKELRLLDVTGCELLRRIPVNLIGRLKKLEELLIGDESFKGWDVVGCDSTEGMNASLTELDSLSHLAVLSLMIPKVECIPRDFVFPRLLKYDILLGDWYSLDKEYPTSTRLYLGDISATSFKAKTFEQLFPTVSQIGFSNIEGLKNIVLSSDQMTIHGHGSQKDFLQRLEHVQVTACGDIRTLFQAKWRQALKNLVSVEINECESLEDVFELGEADEGINEEKELRLLSSLTKLHLQWLPELKCIWKGPTRHVSLQSLIHLELLSLDKLTFIFTPSLAQSLIHLETLQIEQCDELKSLIKEQDGEREIIPNSLGFPKLKTLSISGCDKLEHVFPVSVSPSLLNLEQMKITLADNLKQIFYSGEGDALTRDGVINFPQLRKLILSNCSFFGPKNSAAQLPSLQVLTIHGHEELGNLLAQLQGLTSLETLHVYSLPVPDMRCIWKVLVLSHLTSLVVRNCKRLTHVCTSIMITSLVQLEVLEISTCEELEQIIAKDNDDKKNQILLGSDLQSSCFSNLCQLKIRGCNKLKSLFPVAMASSLKKLQKLEVRESSQILGVFGQDDHASPIDVEKEIVLPDLQELSLEQLPSIVCFSLGCYDFLFPHLETLKVHQCPKLTTKFGTTSNGSMRAQSEVSQVVEDSSTGCSVPTTTCRMWTRNNGWWEEEKVEEEEEEEKVEEEEEWEEEEEEEEEKVEEEKDEDGGGHDN; encoded by the exons ATGGCTATCGAAAGTGTTGGTGAATCCATTGTATCTAAGATAGCAGAACTCTTGGTGGAACCAACAATAAGGCAATTTCGTTACATGTTCTGTTTCAAcaattttgttcaagaattcAATGAACAAAAGAAGAACCTGGCTTTGACACTAGATCGTTTGCAAAAGGCTGTCGAAGTTGCTGAAAGAAATGctgaagaaattgagaaagatGTCAACAAATGGTTGGAGGATGCAAACAACGAAATTAAAGGTGTGGATCCATTGGAAAATGAAACAGGAAAAAATGGCAAATGCTTTACTTGGTGTCCAAATTCGATACGACAATTCAAGTTAAGCAAGGCACTGGCAAAGAAGACGGAGACTTTGAGAAACCTTGAAGAAAATAGCAAAAAGTTTCCAACAGTGTCCCACAAAGCACCTCTTCAAGACATAGAATTTCTTCCATCAAAGGGATTCACACCCTCAGAATCGTCAAAAAAAGCTTTTGAACAAATTATGGAAGCTCTCAAAGATGACAGTATCGATATGATCGGACTGTACGGCATGGGAGGGGTGGGTAAAACCACCCTAGTGAAAGAAGTAGGCAGGAGAGCCAAAGAgttgcatctttttcatgaaGTTTTGATAGCCACGGTGTCCCAGAATCCAAATGTCACAGACATTCAGGATCAAATGGCAGATAGTTTAGGTCTGCGTTTTGAcgagaaaagtaaaaaagggaGAGCAGATCGATTATGGCAGAGACTGCAGGGAAAGAAGATGCTTATAATCCTAGATGATGTCTGGAAAGTTATTAACATGGAAGAGATAGGGATCCCATTTGGTGATGCTCACAAGGGTTGTAAAATTCTTCTAACAACACGTCTTAAGGATATATGTTCTTATATGGAGTGCCAGCCAATAGTGTTGTTAAGTCTCTTATCTGAAAATGAAGCATGGGCtttattcaaaatcaatgcAGGTTTACATGATGAGGACTCTACCTTGAACACAGTGGCAAAGAAGGTTGCGAGAGAATGTAAAGGATTGCCTATAGCACTTGTGACAGTGGGAAGGGCTCTAAGAGATAAATCTGCTGTTGAGTGGGAAGTAGCGTTTAAAGAGCTCAAAAACTCTCAATATTTGCACATGGAACAAattgatgaacaaaaaaatgCATATGCATGTCTCAAGTTGAGTTATGATTATTTGAAGCACGAGAAAACCAAGTTATGTTTCTTGCTATGCTGTTTATTTCCAGAAGATTACAACATTCCAATTGAGTACTTGACGAGATACGCAGTTGGCTATGGGTTACATCAAGATGTGGAGTCCATTGAAGATGCAAGGGAACGAGTTTATGTGGCAATCAAAAACCTCAAAGCTTGTTGTATGCTGTTAGGAACTAAAAGTGAAGAATATGTGAAAATGCATGACTTGGTTCGTGATGTTGCAATTCAGATAGCATCATCAGAAAAATACGGATTCATGGTAAAGGCTGGCATTGGGTTGGAGGAGTGGCCAATGAGCAATAAAAGCTTTGAAGGTTGTACAGTAATTTCCTTAATGGGCAATGAACTCACAGAACTTCCTGAAGGATTGGTGTGTCCACAGCTCAAAGTTCTATTGTTAGGACTGGATGATGGTTTGAATGTTCCAGAGAGGTTTTTTGAAGGGATGAAAGCAATTGAAGTTTTGTCTCTTGATGGAGGGTGTTTGTCATTGCAATCACTTGAATTCTCAACGAACCTTCAATCGTTGTTGTTGATCAGGTGTAAATGCAAGGGCCTCATTTGGTTGAGAAAGCTGCAAAGACTTAAGATTCTTGGTTTTATAAGGTTCTCTTCCGTTGAAGAATTACCTAGTGAAATGGGGGAGCTCAAGGAGTTGAGGTTGTTGGATGTGACAGGTTGTGAATTGCTAAGAAGGATTCCTGTGAATTTGATTGGAAGGTTGAAGAAGTTAGAAGAACTGTTGATCGGGGATGAGAGCTTCAAGGGATGGGATGTTGTTGGATGTGACAGCACAGAAGGAATGAATGCGAGCCTAACAGAACTCGATTCGCTGTCTCATTTAGCTGTATTATCATTGATGATACCGAAGGTTGAATGCATTCccagagattttgtttttcccagGCTGCTCAAATATGATATACTATTAGGGGATTGGTATTCACTCGATAAAGAATACCCAACCTCGACAAGGTTATATTTGGGTGATATCAGCGCCACATCCTTCAAAgcaaagacatttgagcagTTGTTTCCTACTGTGTCTCAAATTGGTTTTAGCAACATTgagggtttaaaaaatatagtattgTCCTCTGATCAGATGACCATCCATGGCCATGGGTCGCAAAAGGACTTCTTACAAAGATTAGAACATGTACAAGTGACTGCATGTGGGGATATTCGCACTCTGTTTCAAGCAAAATGGCGGCAAGCTTTGAAAAATCTAGTGAGTGTGGAAATTAATGAATGCGAATCATTGGAAGACGTATTTGAATTGGGTGAGGCTGATGAAGGAATTAACGAGGAGAAGGAGCTGCGGCTGCTATCATCTTTAACAAAGTTACACCTGCAATGGTTACCTGAGCTCAAATGTATATGGAAGGGGCCCACCAGACATGTCAGCCTCCAAAGTCTTATTCATCTGGAGTTGTTGTCTCTTGACAAACTGACATTTATCTTCACACCGTCCCTCGCTCAAAGTCttattcatctggaaacactaCAGATAGAACAATGCGATGAATTGAAGAGTCTTATCAAAGAACAGGATGGCGAAAGGGAAATAATTCCAAACTCTCTTGGCTtcccaaaattaaaaactctttcTATAAGTGGCTGTGATAAACTGGAACATGTCTTCCCTGTCTCCGTGTCTCCAAGTCTTCTGAACCTCGAACAGATGAAGATTACATTAGCTgacaatttaaagcaaatattttaCAGTGGAGAAGGAGATGCACTCACCAGAGATGGCGTCATCAACTTCCCTCAGCTAAGAAAATTGATTCTTTCAAATTGCAGTTTTTTTGGTCCAAAGAATTCTGCTGCCCAGTTGCCTTCTTTGCAAGTGTTAACCATTCATGGCCACGAAGAATTGGGTAATTTGTTGGCACAGCTCCAA GGGTTAACAAGTTTGGAAACATTACATGTGTACTCCCTGCCTGTGCCTGACATGAGGTGTATATGGAAAGTCCTTGTGCTAAGCCATTTGACTTCTTTGGTGGTGAGGAATTGTAAAAGACTAACACATGTATGCACAAGCATCATGATTACTAGTCTAGTTCAACTGGAAGTTCTAGAGATATCAACTTGTGAGGAATTGGAGCAAATAATTGCTAAggataatgatgataaaaagaaTCAGATATTATTAGGGAGTGATCTTCAATCTTCATGCTTTTCTAATTTGTGTCAACTTAAGATCAGAGGATGCAACAAGTTGAAGAGTCTCTTCCCAGTAGCCATGGCTTCAAGTCTCAAAAAGCTCCAAAAACTTGAAGTACGAGAATCCTCTCAAATATTGGGAGTATTTGGACAGGATGATCATGCTTCACCTATCGATGTTGAGAAGGAGATAGTACTCCCTGATCTGCAAGAGCTGTCTCTAGAACAATTACCGAGTATTGTCTGCTTTAGTCTTGGATGTTATGATTTCTTATTCCCTCATTTGGAGACGTTGAAGGTGCATCAATGTCCAAAATTGACCACAAAATTTGGTACTACATCAAATGGTTCCATGCGGGCTCAATCAGAG GTATCTCAAGTAGTCGAGGATTCAAGCACTGGTTGCTCCGTGCCAACCACCACTTGTAGAATGTGGACCCGAAATAATGGGTGGTGGGAAGAGGAAAAagtggaagaggaagaggaagaggaaaaggtggaagaggaagaggaatgggaggaggaagaggaagaggaagaggaaaag GTGGAAGAGGAAAAAGACGAGGATGGAGGTGGTCATGATAATTAA
- the LOC127904493 gene encoding uncharacterized protein LOC127904493 has protein sequence MERVQDLLQVGRLVTNKRGGHGLSLVSLETLHLSLLPDMRCIWEGLMPSKLTILKVKECRRLTYVFTDSMITSLVQLEVLKISKCEELEQTIAKDDHALPVNVEKEMVFPNLQELSLQQLPSIACSIPRCYDFLFPRSEKLEMRQCPKLITKHATTSNGSMGAQSEVFINSKEIYIRNCEGVQDLMQVYMEGSRAEQFDYFGCE, from the exons ATGGAAAGAGTACAAGATTTATTGCAAGTTGGACGTTTGGTAACTAATAAAAGAGGTGGGCATGGACTTTCACTCGTGAGTTTGGAAACATTACACTTGAGCTTATTGCCTGACATGAGGTGTATATGGGAGGGTCTCATGCCGAGCAAATTGACTATTTTGAAGGTAAAAGAGTGTAGGAGACTGACATATGTATTCACAGACAGCATGATTACTAGTCTAGTTCAACTGGAAGTTCTAAAGATATCAAAGTGTGAGGAATTGGAGCAGACCATTGCTAAG GATGATCATGCTTTGCCTGTCAATGTTGAGAAGGAGATGGTGTTCCCTAATCTGCAGGAGTTGTCACTTCAACAATTACCAAGTATTGCGTGCTCCATTCCCAGATGTTATGATTTCTTATTCCCTCGTTCGGAGAAGTTGGAGATGCGTCAATGCCCAAAGCTGATCACAAAACATGCTACTACATCAAATGGTTCAATGGGTGCTCAATCAGAG GtgtttataaattcaaaagaaatatatattagaaactGTGAAGGAGTACAAGATTTAATGCAG GTGTATATGGAAGGGTCTCGTGCCGAGCAATTTGACTACTTTGGTTGTGAATGA
- the LOC18095926 gene encoding probable disease resistance protein At4g27220 isoform X1 produces the protein MAIESVGESIVSKIAELLVEPTIRQFRYMFCFNNFVQEFNEQKKNLALTLDRLQKAVEVAERNAEEIEKDVNKWLEDANNEIKGVDPLENETGKNGKCFTWCPNSIRQFKLSKALAKKTETLRNLEENSKKFPTVSHKAPLQDIEFLPSKGFTPSESSKKAFEQIMEALKDDSIDMIGLYGMGGVGKTTLVKEVGRRAKELHLFHEVLIATVSQNPNVTDIQDQMADSLGLRFDEKSKKGRADRLWQRLQGKKMLIILDDVWKVINMEEIGIPFGDAHKGCKILLTTRLKDICSYMECQPIVLLSLLSENEAWALFKINAGLHDEDSTLNTVAKKVARECKGLPIALVTVGRALRDKSAVEWEVAFKELKNSQYLHMEQIDEQKNAYACLKLSYDYLKHEKTKLCFLLCCLFPEDYNIPIEYLTRYAVGYGLHQDVESIEDARERVYVAIKNLKACCMLLGTKSEEYVKMHDLVRDVAIQIASSEKYGFMVKAGIGLEEWPMSNKSFEGCTVISLMGNELTELPEGLVCPQLKVLLLGLDDGLNVPERFFEGMKAIEVLSLDGGCLSLQSLEFSTNLQSLLLIRCKCKGLIWLRKLQRLKILGFIRFSSVEELPSEMGELKELRLLDVTGCELLRRIPVNLIGRLKKLEELLIGDESFKGWDVVGCDSTEGMNASLTELDSLSHLAVLSLMIPKVECIPRDFVFPRLLKYDILLGDWYSLDKEYPTSTRLYLGDISATSFKAKTFEQLFPTVSQIGFSNIEGLKNIVLSSDQMTIHGHGSQKDFLQRLEHVQVTACGDIRTLFQAKWRQALKNLVSVEINECESLEDVFELGEADEGINEEKELRLLSSLTKLHLQWLPELKCIWKGPTRHVSLQSLIHLELLSLDKLTFIFTPSLAQSLIHLETLQIEQCDELKSLIKEQDGEREIIPNSLGFPKLKTLSISGCDKLEHVFPVSVSPSLLNLEQMKITLADNLKQIFYSGEGDALTRDGVINFPQLRKLILSNCSFFGPKNSAAQLPSLQVLTIHGHEELGNLLAQLQGLTSLETLHVYSLPVPDMRCIWKVLVLSHLTSLVVRNCKRLTHVCTSIMITSLVQLEVLEISTCEELEQIIAKDNDDKKNQILLGSDLQSSCFSNLCQLKIRGCNKLKSLFPVAMASSLKKLQKLEVRESSQILGVFGQDDHASPIDVEKEIVLPDLQELSLEQLPSIVCFSLGCYDFLFPHLETLKVHQCPKLTTKFGTTSNGSMRAQSEVSQVVEDSSTGCSVPTTTCRMWTRNNGWWEEEKVEEEEEEEKVEEEEEWEEEEEEEEEKVEEEEEWEEGEGEEEEEEKVEEEKDEDGGGHDN, from the exons ATGGCTATCGAAAGTGTTGGTGAATCCATTGTATCTAAGATAGCAGAACTCTTGGTGGAACCAACAATAAGGCAATTTCGTTACATGTTCTGTTTCAAcaattttgttcaagaattcAATGAACAAAAGAAGAACCTGGCTTTGACACTAGATCGTTTGCAAAAGGCTGTCGAAGTTGCTGAAAGAAATGctgaagaaattgagaaagatGTCAACAAATGGTTGGAGGATGCAAACAACGAAATTAAAGGTGTGGATCCATTGGAAAATGAAACAGGAAAAAATGGCAAATGCTTTACTTGGTGTCCAAATTCGATACGACAATTCAAGTTAAGCAAGGCACTGGCAAAGAAGACGGAGACTTTGAGAAACCTTGAAGAAAATAGCAAAAAGTTTCCAACAGTGTCCCACAAAGCACCTCTTCAAGACATAGAATTTCTTCCATCAAAGGGATTCACACCCTCAGAATCGTCAAAAAAAGCTTTTGAACAAATTATGGAAGCTCTCAAAGATGACAGTATCGATATGATCGGACTGTACGGCATGGGAGGGGTGGGTAAAACCACCCTAGTGAAAGAAGTAGGCAGGAGAGCCAAAGAgttgcatctttttcatgaaGTTTTGATAGCCACGGTGTCCCAGAATCCAAATGTCACAGACATTCAGGATCAAATGGCAGATAGTTTAGGTCTGCGTTTTGAcgagaaaagtaaaaaagggaGAGCAGATCGATTATGGCAGAGACTGCAGGGAAAGAAGATGCTTATAATCCTAGATGATGTCTGGAAAGTTATTAACATGGAAGAGATAGGGATCCCATTTGGTGATGCTCACAAGGGTTGTAAAATTCTTCTAACAACACGTCTTAAGGATATATGTTCTTATATGGAGTGCCAGCCAATAGTGTTGTTAAGTCTCTTATCTGAAAATGAAGCATGGGCtttattcaaaatcaatgcAGGTTTACATGATGAGGACTCTACCTTGAACACAGTGGCAAAGAAGGTTGCGAGAGAATGTAAAGGATTGCCTATAGCACTTGTGACAGTGGGAAGGGCTCTAAGAGATAAATCTGCTGTTGAGTGGGAAGTAGCGTTTAAAGAGCTCAAAAACTCTCAATATTTGCACATGGAACAAattgatgaacaaaaaaatgCATATGCATGTCTCAAGTTGAGTTATGATTATTTGAAGCACGAGAAAACCAAGTTATGTTTCTTGCTATGCTGTTTATTTCCAGAAGATTACAACATTCCAATTGAGTACTTGACGAGATACGCAGTTGGCTATGGGTTACATCAAGATGTGGAGTCCATTGAAGATGCAAGGGAACGAGTTTATGTGGCAATCAAAAACCTCAAAGCTTGTTGTATGCTGTTAGGAACTAAAAGTGAAGAATATGTGAAAATGCATGACTTGGTTCGTGATGTTGCAATTCAGATAGCATCATCAGAAAAATACGGATTCATGGTAAAGGCTGGCATTGGGTTGGAGGAGTGGCCAATGAGCAATAAAAGCTTTGAAGGTTGTACAGTAATTTCCTTAATGGGCAATGAACTCACAGAACTTCCTGAAGGATTGGTGTGTCCACAGCTCAAAGTTCTATTGTTAGGACTGGATGATGGTTTGAATGTTCCAGAGAGGTTTTTTGAAGGGATGAAAGCAATTGAAGTTTTGTCTCTTGATGGAGGGTGTTTGTCATTGCAATCACTTGAATTCTCAACGAACCTTCAATCGTTGTTGTTGATCAGGTGTAAATGCAAGGGCCTCATTTGGTTGAGAAAGCTGCAAAGACTTAAGATTCTTGGTTTTATAAGGTTCTCTTCCGTTGAAGAATTACCTAGTGAAATGGGGGAGCTCAAGGAGTTGAGGTTGTTGGATGTGACAGGTTGTGAATTGCTAAGAAGGATTCCTGTGAATTTGATTGGAAGGTTGAAGAAGTTAGAAGAACTGTTGATCGGGGATGAGAGCTTCAAGGGATGGGATGTTGTTGGATGTGACAGCACAGAAGGAATGAATGCGAGCCTAACAGAACTCGATTCGCTGTCTCATTTAGCTGTATTATCATTGATGATACCGAAGGTTGAATGCATTCccagagattttgtttttcccagGCTGCTCAAATATGATATACTATTAGGGGATTGGTATTCACTCGATAAAGAATACCCAACCTCGACAAGGTTATATTTGGGTGATATCAGCGCCACATCCTTCAAAgcaaagacatttgagcagTTGTTTCCTACTGTGTCTCAAATTGGTTTTAGCAACATTgagggtttaaaaaatatagtattgTCCTCTGATCAGATGACCATCCATGGCCATGGGTCGCAAAAGGACTTCTTACAAAGATTAGAACATGTACAAGTGACTGCATGTGGGGATATTCGCACTCTGTTTCAAGCAAAATGGCGGCAAGCTTTGAAAAATCTAGTGAGTGTGGAAATTAATGAATGCGAATCATTGGAAGACGTATTTGAATTGGGTGAGGCTGATGAAGGAATTAACGAGGAGAAGGAGCTGCGGCTGCTATCATCTTTAACAAAGTTACACCTGCAATGGTTACCTGAGCTCAAATGTATATGGAAGGGGCCCACCAGACATGTCAGCCTCCAAAGTCTTATTCATCTGGAGTTGTTGTCTCTTGACAAACTGACATTTATCTTCACACCGTCCCTCGCTCAAAGTCttattcatctggaaacactaCAGATAGAACAATGCGATGAATTGAAGAGTCTTATCAAAGAACAGGATGGCGAAAGGGAAATAATTCCAAACTCTCTTGGCTtcccaaaattaaaaactctttcTATAAGTGGCTGTGATAAACTGGAACATGTCTTCCCTGTCTCCGTGTCTCCAAGTCTTCTGAACCTCGAACAGATGAAGATTACATTAGCTgacaatttaaagcaaatattttaCAGTGGAGAAGGAGATGCACTCACCAGAGATGGCGTCATCAACTTCCCTCAGCTAAGAAAATTGATTCTTTCAAATTGCAGTTTTTTTGGTCCAAAGAATTCTGCTGCCCAGTTGCCTTCTTTGCAAGTGTTAACCATTCATGGCCACGAAGAATTGGGTAATTTGTTGGCACAGCTCCAA GGGTTAACAAGTTTGGAAACATTACATGTGTACTCCCTGCCTGTGCCTGACATGAGGTGTATATGGAAAGTCCTTGTGCTAAGCCATTTGACTTCTTTGGTGGTGAGGAATTGTAAAAGACTAACACATGTATGCACAAGCATCATGATTACTAGTCTAGTTCAACTGGAAGTTCTAGAGATATCAACTTGTGAGGAATTGGAGCAAATAATTGCTAAggataatgatgataaaaagaaTCAGATATTATTAGGGAGTGATCTTCAATCTTCATGCTTTTCTAATTTGTGTCAACTTAAGATCAGAGGATGCAACAAGTTGAAGAGTCTCTTCCCAGTAGCCATGGCTTCAAGTCTCAAAAAGCTCCAAAAACTTGAAGTACGAGAATCCTCTCAAATATTGGGAGTATTTGGACAGGATGATCATGCTTCACCTATCGATGTTGAGAAGGAGATAGTACTCCCTGATCTGCAAGAGCTGTCTCTAGAACAATTACCGAGTATTGTCTGCTTTAGTCTTGGATGTTATGATTTCTTATTCCCTCATTTGGAGACGTTGAAGGTGCATCAATGTCCAAAATTGACCACAAAATTTGGTACTACATCAAATGGTTCCATGCGGGCTCAATCAGAG GTATCTCAAGTAGTCGAGGATTCAAGCACTGGTTGCTCCGTGCCAACCACCACTTGTAGAATGTGGACCCGAAATAATGGGTGGTGGGAAGAGGAAAAagtggaagaggaagaggaagaggaaaaggtggaagaggaagaggaatgggaggaggaagaggaagaggaagaggaaaaggtggaagaggaagaggaatgggaggagggagagggagaggaagaggaagaggaaaagGTGGAAGAGGAAAAAGACGAGGATGGAGGTGGTCATGATAATTAA